From Aricia agestis chromosome 11, ilAriAges1.1, whole genome shotgun sequence, a single genomic window includes:
- the LOC121731495 gene encoding dynein axonemal intermediate chain 4, with the protein MSKHSNLQETDSSTSSKNASELSDSSKISSSKASKVTFAPIERRQLYKIIVDDVDYTPYDIIDTSFIFLEVGYNHAAFDMKTRARSDVTLKSRTSDVAVTSFSTSISLDNIFIDHTIDTEEGLLYDDVIFDVAPSAFALPKMTSTAFPSEILIVLKETETTPLFELPSLSCEKGTPEGIAVEQDNEYYQYITVGKGRNRKTVNEETQTNACITQTRFTLASRPQKKNAATFASLWDMHDTYAKLAVVEVEEPQDDMVLYPTTAAKYLRRKRNVDKGENEHRGKTFEEVSGMTQFRDALLLTERVLANMEYADAQKKFRGLVSMNPLSLDLVYIYSMEPLWTLKCEEADGRTLTSFSFNPKNKNILAVGYGKFTYAETCTGLICVWCTKNPRRPERIYNFPSPVTSVDFSELNPNWLACGFSNGDIVVLDVTSYSIKIVSRSKRDTNPCFEPIWSVSWRILDKDSQCLITTCQDGRINRFTTTKTHDFLCSPMMRLATVEGKLKGLQIPKLCIKEDVPIVMNPGALCVKWHPRMEHIYLVGTDDGCVHKCSTHYMNQHMMVFRAHSGPIYSIDVSPFVSHLIATCGADGAVRLWLEGVDEVILTLNCPAAVYEIAFCPVNSTIIIAASGNVLSIWDLRRKTHNACAEYTFPGQAVLTRIAFSPLGDNVFVGDTLGRLHTFHLEDTPIPPFYQRQLLDETIKKALCTRPHLLKQLEKLEQFG; encoded by the coding sequence ATGTCTAAACATTCTAATTTACAGGAAACTGACAGCTCCACCTCCAGTAAGAATGCATCCGAATTGTCTGACAGCTCCAAAATCTCATCTTCCAAAGCCAGTAAGGTAACGTTTGCGCCGATCGAAAGGAGGCAGCTCTATAAGATAATCGTGGACGACGTCGATTATACCCCGTACGATATCATAGATACCTCCTTTATATTTCTGGAAGTTGGCTACAATCACGCAGCCTTCGACATGAAGACCCGAGCTCGAAGTGACGTCACTCTTAAGTCGCGTACGAGCGACGTCGCTGTGACGTCGTTCTCCACAAGTATCTCCCTTGACAACATATTCATCGACCACACAATCGACACAGAAGAAGGGCTTCTTTACGATGATGTTATTTTTGATGTCGCTCCCTCAGCATTCGCTTTACCGAAAATGACGTCGACTGCGTTCCCATCGGAAATACTGATCGTCTTAAAAGAAACGGAGACGACTCCTCTGTTTGAACTTCCCAGCTTGTCGTGTGAAAAGGGCACACCCGAGGGCATAGCAGTTGAACAGGACAACGAGTACTATCAGTACATCACAGTCGGTAAAGGCAGGAATAGAAAAACAGTGAACGAAGAAACCCAAACCAACGCCTGCATAACGCAAACTAGGTTTACTCTCGCATCACGACCGCAGAAGAAAAATGCGGCGACCTTCGCATCGCTATGGGATATGCACGACACTTATGCGAAACTGGCTGTAGTTGAGGTGGAGGAGCCGCAAGATGACATGGTGCTGTACCCGACGACGGCAGCCAAGTATTTGCGACGAAAAAGAAACGTGGACAAGGGCGAAAACGAGCACAGGGGGAAGACATTCGAGGAGGTATCCGGAATGACTCAATTCAGAGATGCGCTGCTGTTGACAGAGAGAGTTCTCGCTAACATGGAATACGCAGACGCGCAGAAGAAATTCCGAGGCCTCGTCAGCATGAATCCGTTGTCCTTAGACCTAGTTTACATTTACTCCATGGAACCGCTATGGACACTTAAATGCGAGGAAGCCGACGGCAGAACACTGACGTCGTTCTCTTTCAATCCCAAGAACAAAAACATATTGGCAGTCGGTTATGGAAAATTTACTTACGCCGAAACATGCACGGGGCTCATTTGTGTTTGGTGCACGAAAAATCCTCGCCGACCCGAGAGAATTTATAATTTTCCATCTCCCGTCACTTCCGTAGATTTCTCCGAGCTCAACCCGAACTGGCTAGCGTGTGGTTTCAGTAATGGAGACATCGTCGTATTGGATGTGACCTCATATTCCATCAAAATAGTCTCTAGAAGCAAACGCGACACCAACCCTTGCTTCGAGCCGATCTGGTCTGTGAGCTGGAGAATATTGGACAAGGACAGCCAATGCCTAATAACGACGTGTCAAGACGGCAGAATAAATAGATTTACAACTACAAAAACCCACGATTTTCTATGTTCACCCATGATGAGGTTGGCGACCGTCGAGGGAAAACTTAAGGGGCTTCAAATACCGAAGCTTTGCATCAAGGAGGACGTTCCGATTGTGATGAATCCGGGAGCGTTGTGTGTGAAATGGCACCCGCGGATGGAGCACATCTATCTCGTCGGAACCGATGACGGTTGCGTCCACAAATGCTCCACGCACTACATGAACCAGCACATGATGGTTTTCAGGGCTCATTCCGGGCCGATATACAGCATAGACGTTTCTCCATTCGTGAGCCACCTCATCGCGACTTGCGGCGCAGATGGAGCAGTTCGCTTATGGCTGGAAGGAGTGGACGAGGTTATCTTGACCTTGAACTGTCCAGCGGCAGTCTACGAGATCGCCTTCTGTCCCGTTAACTCTACAATCATAATCGCTGCCAGCGGCAACGTGCTGTCCATATGGGATCTTCGGAGGAAGACGCATAACGCCTGTGCAGAGTATACCTTCCCTGGACAGGCTGTATTGACCCGAATAGCGTTTTCCCCTCTGGGAGATAACGTGTTCGTGGGTGATACGTTGGGGCGACTACACACCTTCCATCTTGAGGATACTCCCATACCGCCATTTTACCAGAGGCAGCTGCTAGATGAAACGATAAAGAAGGCGCTATGTACTAGGCCTCATTTACTGAAGCAGCTAGAAAAACTTGAACAGTTTGGTTAG